A genome region from Baekduia alba includes the following:
- a CDS encoding MaoC family dehydratase, which translates to MAAETTDFTTDQRAREATGAHAYGRYLEEFEVGAVYKHWPAKTVTESDDHLFCLITMNHHPLHINDVYAGKSQQGRNVVVGPLVYSLALGMSVSDVSGKAIANLATEELSHPAPVFHGDTLFVESEVLEKKESRSKLDRGTVKVHTRVFNQDGTLVAEFKRLVLVPRKTPGDAA; encoded by the coding sequence ATGGCAGCTGAGACCACCGACTTCACCACCGACCAGCGGGCGCGCGAGGCCACCGGCGCGCACGCCTACGGCCGCTACCTCGAGGAGTTCGAGGTCGGGGCGGTCTACAAGCACTGGCCCGCGAAGACGGTCACCGAGTCCGACGACCACCTCTTCTGCCTCATCACGATGAACCACCACCCGCTGCACATCAACGACGTGTACGCGGGCAAGAGCCAGCAGGGCCGCAACGTCGTGGTCGGCCCGCTCGTCTACAGCCTCGCGCTGGGCATGAGCGTCTCCGACGTCTCGGGCAAGGCCATCGCGAACCTCGCCACCGAGGAGCTCTCGCACCCGGCGCCCGTCTTCCACGGCGACACGCTCTTCGTCGAGTCCGAGGTCCTGGAGAAGAAGGAGTCGCGCTCCAAGCTGGACCGCGGCACGGTCAAGGTCCACACGCGCGTCTTCAACCAGGACGGCACGCTCGTCGCCGAGTTCAAGCGCCTCGTGCTCGTCCCGCGCAAGACGCCGGGCGACGCGGCCTAG